From a region of the Streptacidiphilus albus JL83 genome:
- a CDS encoding ABC transporter substrate-binding protein yields the protein MTNRPPHQDGPRRRIRSRARALLTALLLTAVAGCSAGAATTSADSSATGGSGGTLVIGSTGTLPNPDTLIGGAGYEGTALVSFQIYDGLTRYDLSRADAPAPITSALATSWSVAPDGRTWTFTLRRGVTFQDGTAFDASSVVFNLDRYLKKGSPYYTAALGAAATEYAGDITQYRATDADHVVLVTSVRNGHFPEDLSHILIASPTAVRKYGTTGFAQHPVGTGPFAFVSQTPGQEIDLVANKHYWRGAPRLDRLVIKSLPDPAARTAALLSGDVNMIDYPNPDDIPTLQRDGVQIDTNSYDQIWYWILDESKAPWNNPLVRQAANYAINREAIAQDLLHGTASPAYQAAPKGTFAYDPNGNVYSYDPAKAKALLAQAGLAHGFTTTVTVPTAGSGNLLPVPISEAIQHDLAAVGITVQIRTIDWSTLLSAEAKGQVALGSDALAQSTTLFQSESLLPLFLGSNSPFWTGHYSDPAVDRLIAAASASTDQATRQQDYTQALARVTADAPWLFVVNDRNPRALSPKVHGFVQPQSWFVDLTKVWVSK from the coding sequence ATGACGAACCGACCGCCGCACCAGGACGGACCACGCCGCCGGATCCGCTCCCGGGCCAGGGCCCTGCTGACCGCCCTGCTGCTGACGGCCGTGGCCGGCTGCAGCGCGGGCGCCGCCACCACCAGCGCCGACAGCTCCGCCACCGGCGGCAGCGGCGGGACCCTGGTCATCGGATCGACCGGGACCCTGCCCAATCCGGACACCCTCATCGGCGGCGCGGGCTACGAGGGCACCGCGCTGGTGAGCTTCCAGATCTATGACGGCCTCACCCGCTACGACCTGTCCCGGGCCGATGCGCCCGCCCCGATCACCAGCGCCCTGGCGACCTCCTGGAGCGTCGCCCCGGACGGCCGGACCTGGACCTTCACCCTCCGCAGGGGCGTCACCTTCCAGGACGGCACCGCCTTCGACGCGTCCTCGGTGGTCTTCAACCTGGACCGCTACCTGAAGAAGGGCAGTCCCTACTACACCGCCGCGCTCGGCGCCGCCGCCACCGAGTACGCCGGCGACATCACCCAGTACCGGGCGACCGACGCCGACCACGTGGTCCTGGTCACCAGCGTCCGCAACGGGCACTTCCCCGAGGACCTGTCGCACATCCTGATCGCCAGCCCGACCGCGGTGCGGAAGTACGGCACCACCGGCTTCGCCCAGCACCCGGTCGGCACCGGCCCGTTCGCCTTCGTCTCGCAGACCCCCGGCCAGGAGATCGACCTGGTGGCCAACAAGCACTACTGGCGCGGGGCGCCCAGGCTGGACCGGCTGGTGATCAAGTCCCTGCCCGACCCGGCCGCCCGCACCGCCGCGCTGCTCTCCGGCGACGTCAACATGATCGACTACCCGAACCCGGACGACATCCCGACCCTCCAGCGCGACGGCGTGCAGATCGACACCAACAGCTACGACCAGATCTGGTACTGGATCCTGGACGAGTCCAAGGCCCCCTGGAACAACCCGCTGGTCCGCCAGGCCGCCAACTACGCGATCAACCGCGAGGCCATCGCCCAGGACCTGCTGCACGGCACCGCCTCGCCGGCCTACCAGGCCGCGCCCAAGGGCACCTTCGCCTACGACCCGAACGGCAACGTCTACTCCTACGACCCGGCCAAGGCCAAGGCGCTGCTCGCCCAGGCCGGTCTCGCCCACGGGTTCACCACCACCGTCACCGTCCCCACGGCCGGCTCGGGCAACCTGCTGCCGGTGCCGATCAGCGAGGCGATCCAGCACGACCTCGCGGCCGTCGGCATCACCGTGCAGATCCGCACCATCGACTGGTCGACCCTGCTCTCGGCGGAGGCCAAGGGACAGGTGGCGCTCGGCTCGGACGCCCTCGCCCAGTCCACCACGCTGTTCCAGTCCGAGTCGCTGCTGCCGCTGTTCCTCGGCAGCAACAGCCCGTTCTGGACCGGGCACTACTCGGACCCGGCGGTGGACCGGCTGATCGCGGCGGCCTCGGCCTCGACCGACCAGGCGACCCGGCAGCAGGACTACACCCAGGCCCTGGCCCGGGTGACCGCCGACGCCCCCTGGCTGTTCGTGGTCAACGACCGCAATCCGCGCGCCCTCTCGCCGAAGGTGCACGGATTCGTGCAGCCCCAGTCCTGGTTCGTCGACCTGACCAAGGTCTGGGTCTCCAAGTAG